The following DNA comes from Mycobacteroides immunogenum.
GGAAATCATCCTCGGCCAGTTGGTCTCGCGAACCGATGGCACCGGTGAGAAAGCCGCGGCCAAGCGGCGAGTACGCGACCAGGCCGATGCCCAGCTCCCGGACAGTCGGCAAGATCTCGTCCTCGATATCGCGGGTCCACAACGAATACTCGCTCTGCAGCGCAGTGATCGGATGAACAGCATGCGCCCGGCGAACCGTCCCGGCCGAAGCCTCCGACAGCCCGATGTACCGAACCTTCCCTTGCCGCACCAACTCGGCCACCGCTCCGATGGTGTCCTCGACGGGAACGTTCGGGTCGACACGGTGCTGGTAGTACAAATCGACGTGGTCGACGCCGAGTCGCCGCAGCGATCCTTCGACGGCCGTCGTGATGTTGGCAGGGGTGCTGTCGAGGACTTGCGGCCCGCCCTTGCCATGGGATACCAATCCGAATTTGGTGGCGAGGACGACCTCGTCACGCCGGCCCGCGATGGCCTTACCGACGAGCTCTTCATTGACGAAGGGGCCGTAGATCTCGGCGGTATCGATCAAGCTGATGCCCCGATCCAACGCACGCTGGAGTGTGTGGATCGAGGTCGTTTCGTCCGGCCCACTGTCGGTACCGATCGCACGGTAATACGCCGACATGGACAT
Coding sequences within:
- a CDS encoding aldo/keto reductase, translated to MKYTRLGELSVSRIGLGAMSMSAYYRAIGTDSGPDETTSIHTLQRALDRGISLIDTAEIYGPFVNEELVGKAIAGRRDEVVLATKFGLVSHGKGGPQVLDSTPANITTAVEGSLRRLGVDHVDLYYQHRVDPNVPVEDTIGAVAELVRQGKVRYIGLSEASAGTVRRAHAVHPITALQSEYSLWTRDIEDEILPTVRELGIGLVAYSPLGRGFLTGAIGSRDQLAEDDFRKEQPRFSAENFDANLALVAEVRAVASSIGATSAQVALAWLLARGDDVVPIPGTTKASRVDENADAVDIELLPEHLARLESLTPATGERYSAEHLARLD